A genomic segment from Marinifilum sp. JC120 encodes:
- the vorB gene encoding 3-methyl-2-oxobutanoate dehydrogenase subunit VorB yields MTKKGEKLFIKGNEAISRGAIAAGLKCYFGYPITPQNDIPEYMSAALPAVGGEFVQAESEVAAANMLIGAAAAGARCMTSSSSPGVSLKQEAISYLAGSQLPAVIVNMNRGGPGLGDIGPSQGDYFQATKGGGHGDYRTLVLAPGTCQECYDLVIEAFDLAFKYRNPVMILGDAIVGQMKEPVITRALEERNEEEGTEWRIEGAKDRDHRIIKSLFLTEGSLAGHNLALQAKYDEMAKNTKQELFETEDAELIVVAYGSIGRIVKSTVRKLRAQGHKVGLFRPITLYPFPSEELNKLAKQGKKFLTIEHNLGQMVEDVRLSIRTITDSDFFGFMPGNLPTPDDFEEPILKSLGGK; encoded by the coding sequence ATGACGAAAAAAGGCGAAAAGCTTTTCATCAAAGGCAACGAGGCCATCTCCCGCGGCGCAATCGCAGCCGGTCTTAAATGCTATTTCGGTTACCCCATCACCCCCCAGAACGATATTCCGGAATACATGTCCGCAGCACTGCCCGCAGTCGGCGGTGAATTCGTTCAGGCTGAAAGTGAAGTTGCAGCAGCAAACATGCTAATCGGCGCAGCTGCCGCAGGCGCACGCTGCATGACTTCTTCCTCCAGCCCCGGTGTATCCCTTAAGCAGGAAGCAATCTCCTACCTCGCAGGTAGTCAGCTTCCCGCGGTCATCGTAAACATGAACCGTGGTGGGCCGGGTCTCGGCGACATCGGCCCAAGTCAGGGTGACTATTTTCAGGCCACCAAAGGCGGCGGACACGGTGATTACCGTACTCTCGTCCTCGCTCCCGGTACCTGTCAGGAATGCTACGACCTCGTAATCGAAGCATTTGACCTCGCTTTCAAATACCGCAACCCGGTCATGATCCTCGGTGATGCCATCGTCGGTCAGATGAAAGAGCCTGTCATCACAAGAGCTCTCGAAGAAAGAAACGAGGAAGAAGGAACCGAGTGGCGCATTGAAGGTGCCAAGGACCGTGATCACCGCATCATCAAGTCCCTGTTTCTCACCGAAGGTTCACTTGCAGGCCACAACCTGGCATTGCAGGCCAAGTATGACGAGATGGCCAAGAACACCAAACAGGAGCTTTTCGAAACCGAAGATGCCGAACTCATCGTAGTTGCCTACGGTTCCATCGGACGTATCGTAAAGAGCACAGTCAGAAAACTGCGCGCACAGGGTCACAAGGTAGGTCTATTCCGTCCTATCACCCTCTACCCCTTCCCCTCTGAAGAGCTGAACAAGCTTGCCAAGCAGGGTAAGAAGTTCCTGACTATTGAACATAACCTAGGTCAGATGGTTGAAGATGTACGTCTTTCCATCCGCACCATTACCGACAGTGATTTCTTCGGCTTCATGCCCGGAAACCTGCCCACCCCCGACGATTTCGAGGAACCCATCCTCAAAAGCCTTGGAGGGAAATAG
- a CDS encoding 4Fe-4S dicluster domain-containing protein — MSRVEFLDERCKGCLLCTTVCPKEIIRQSDRFNQHGYKVAEVAAEDMEKCTGCTSCALICPDIAIRVYRTKKAKGE; from the coding sequence ATGTCACGAGTAGAATTTTTGGACGAACGGTGCAAGGGCTGTCTGCTCTGTACCACCGTCTGTCCAAAGGAAATCATAAGGCAATCCGACCGATTCAACCAGCACGGTTACAAAGTTGCTGAAGTCGCGGCTGAGGATATGGAAAAGTGTACCGGATGTACTTCCTGTGCGCTGATCTGTCCAGATATTGCTATCCGGGTATACAGAACCAAAAAGGCCAAAGGAGAATAG
- the fliP gene encoding flagellar biosynthetic protein FliP — protein MQRLILTLPGILKKKAPALLTLSAILLLVIPAAAFAQETIPTMTLNLAAGQEEPEQVAKMLEILFLLTILGMAPSILLTMTSFTRIIIVFHFLRQAMGTQQMPPNQILASLAIFMTVVIMMPTGKAVNDAALQPYLNEEIGFKEALDRAQVPIRTFLFKHTREKDLSIFYSITGEERPETKEDVNTMLLIAAYTISELKTGFTIGFLIYVPFLILDMVIASILLAMGMMMLPPAMVSLPFKILLFIMVDGWSLLTGSIVNTFQ, from the coding sequence ATGCAAAGATTGATTCTGACTTTGCCGGGTATCTTGAAAAAGAAAGCTCCGGCTCTTCTAACTCTTAGCGCAATTCTTCTGCTGGTAATTCCGGCAGCGGCCTTTGCTCAGGAGACCATTCCGACCATGACGCTTAATCTTGCGGCAGGTCAGGAAGAGCCTGAGCAAGTAGCCAAGATGCTGGAAATCCTGTTTTTGCTCACCATTCTGGGCATGGCTCCGTCCATTCTCCTGACCATGACTTCATTTACCCGGATTATTATTGTTTTTCACTTTCTGCGTCAGGCTATGGGTACGCAGCAGATGCCACCCAACCAGATTCTTGCTTCACTTGCGATCTTTATGACTGTCGTCATTATGATGCCCACCGGGAAGGCTGTTAACGATGCAGCTTTGCAACCCTACCTCAATGAGGAAATCGGGTTTAAAGAGGCCTTAGATCGGGCACAGGTTCCCATCAGGACTTTTTTATTCAAGCATACCAGAGAGAAAGATCTCTCCATTTTTTATTCTATCACCGGGGAAGAACGGCCTGAAACCAAAGAGGATGTAAATACCATGCTCCTTATTGCGGCCTACACCATCAGTGAGTTAAAGACCGGATTTACCATCGGCTTCCTCATTTATGTGCCCTTTTTGATTCTCGATATGGTTATTGCCAGTATTTTGTTGGCCATGGGTATGATGATGCTGCCCCCGGCAATGGTTTCATTGCCCTTTAAGATATTGCTGTTTATCATGGTTGACGGTTGGTCGCTTTTGACGGGCTCCATCGTCAACACTTTTCAGTGA
- the fliQ gene encoding flagellar biosynthetic protein FliQ yields MTPEFVIGFAKQSIELALTLALPMLMVGLLVGVFVSVIQAATQIQEMTLTFVPKIVSMFIALLFAFPWIMEKMIDFTRNIFLNLPNYIK; encoded by the coding sequence ATGACCCCAGAATTTGTTATTGGATTTGCTAAACAGTCCATTGAACTGGCCCTTACGCTGGCTTTGCCCATGCTTATGGTCGGGCTGCTGGTGGGTGTTTTCGTATCCGTTATTCAGGCCGCTACCCAGATTCAGGAAATGACTCTGACCTTTGTGCCTAAGATTGTATCCATGTTCATCGCGCTACTTTTTGCGTTTCCATGGATCATGGAAAAAATGATTGATTTTACACGCAATATTTTTCTCAATTTGCCCAACTATATTAAGTAG
- the rlmB gene encoding 23S rRNA (guanosine(2251)-2'-O)-methyltransferase RlmB, giving the protein MKKKTKEDDNTIIAGRKPVQEMLLDAPDRIDLLYLQKGRQDKNFERTIQRCKKHGIKYKIADKTELGRIYTGNHQGIIARVAAMSYADYDDMLENLASSPLPLLIVLDQVQDPGNIGVLARSLYALGGAGIVTAKHGGAFLGPGAVRASAGALTKLPVARVSNISQALDKAIDMGINIYGAGLDEDSSSAYTAEINTPAILVLGNEEKGIRFNVEKRCQKLIHIPFRRDFDSLNVAQAGAMLISEFARRLG; this is encoded by the coding sequence ATGAAAAAAAAGACCAAAGAAGACGACAACACTATCATAGCAGGCCGTAAACCGGTTCAGGAAATGCTTTTAGACGCTCCAGATAGGATTGACCTGCTTTACCTGCAAAAAGGGCGTCAGGACAAAAATTTTGAACGCACCATCCAACGCTGCAAAAAACACGGCATCAAATACAAGATAGCAGACAAGACTGAGCTGGGCCGGATTTACACCGGCAACCACCAAGGAATCATCGCAAGAGTGGCCGCCATGTCTTATGCCGACTACGACGATATGCTGGAAAACCTTGCTAGTTCCCCTCTGCCGTTACTCATCGTGCTTGATCAGGTACAGGACCCCGGCAATATCGGAGTACTGGCCCGTTCACTGTACGCATTGGGAGGAGCCGGAATTGTGACCGCCAAGCACGGCGGGGCATTCCTAGGACCTGGGGCTGTCAGAGCAAGTGCCGGAGCACTGACCAAACTTCCAGTAGCGCGGGTTAGCAACATTTCCCAAGCTCTGGATAAAGCCATCGACATGGGAATCAATATCTACGGAGCCGGGCTGGACGAGGATTCTTCCTCCGCATACACAGCTGAAATCAATACTCCGGCCATACTGGTGCTCGGCAACGAAGAAAAAGGCATTCGCTTCAACGTTGAAAAACGTTGTCAGAAACTGATCCACATCCCCTTCCGCCGTGATTTCGATTCCTTAAACGTGGCTCAGGCCGGAGCCATGCTCATCAGTGAATTTGCAAGACGTCTGGGCTAA
- a CDS encoding NAD-dependent succinate-semialdehyde dehydrogenase codes for MAIQSTNPMTGKVEKKFTESSSAQTTTILSSVADAFSTWKLSSFEQRADCLRNLAALLRERADSFAELMAAEMGKPLKSGRAEVLKSATVCDFYADNGAAMLASEPKTVDGMQCYVDYAPMGTVLAVMPWNYPVWQVLRIAVPSLMAGNTMVLKHASNVPQCALALEEVFRESIFPENVFRTLLIGAGQVADVLAHDSVVGVCLTGSEGAGRKVAAAAGANLKKSVMELGGSDAFVVLADADLDKAATIGAESRCSNAGQACIAAKRFIVHNDVYDSFVQKLKECMESVVMGSPLDEDTVMGPMASHQFRNDLQMQVDNCLKVGGKLVIGGSIPEGEGAFYPSTIITDVSFDSKAGRDEIFGPVALVFRAESEEQAMEMANDSCFGLGGSVWTRDEEKGLKLARQIEAGLVYLNGRVSSRPPLPFGGVKNSGYGRELSTYGIREFTNVKSVCIG; via the coding sequence ATGGCTATTCAGAGTACCAATCCCATGACCGGAAAGGTCGAAAAAAAATTTACCGAATCAAGCTCCGCACAGACCACGACTATTTTATCTTCAGTTGCGGATGCATTTTCCACTTGGAAACTCAGCTCCTTTGAGCAACGTGCAGATTGTCTCAGAAATCTGGCTGCGCTTCTCCGCGAACGTGCGGACAGTTTTGCCGAACTTATGGCTGCGGAAATGGGCAAGCCGCTCAAGTCCGGCAGGGCCGAAGTGCTCAAGTCTGCAACGGTCTGCGATTTCTACGCTGATAACGGCGCAGCCATGCTGGCCAGTGAGCCTAAGACTGTGGACGGCATGCAGTGCTACGTTGACTATGCTCCTATGGGAACTGTGTTGGCTGTTATGCCTTGGAATTACCCCGTATGGCAGGTTTTACGCATTGCCGTACCCTCGCTTATGGCCGGGAATACAATGGTCTTAAAACACGCTTCAAACGTGCCTCAGTGCGCATTGGCTCTTGAAGAGGTTTTCCGCGAATCCATCTTTCCTGAGAATGTTTTCCGCACCTTACTTATTGGGGCCGGCCAAGTTGCGGATGTCCTTGCCCATGATTCTGTTGTTGGCGTTTGTCTCACTGGGAGTGAAGGAGCGGGCCGCAAGGTTGCCGCAGCAGCCGGGGCAAATCTCAAGAAATCAGTTATGGAGCTGGGCGGAAGTGATGCTTTTGTCGTCCTTGCTGATGCGGATCTGGACAAGGCTGCAACTATCGGTGCTGAGTCTCGCTGTTCCAATGCCGGGCAGGCCTGCATTGCCGCTAAACGATTCATTGTTCACAACGATGTTTATGATTCATTTGTGCAGAAGCTGAAAGAATGTATGGAATCAGTAGTTATGGGCAGTCCTCTGGACGAAGATACAGTTATGGGTCCCATGGCCTCACATCAGTTTCGCAACGATCTGCAAATGCAGGTTGATAATTGTCTCAAAGTGGGCGGGAAATTGGTAATTGGCGGCTCTATACCTGAAGGTGAAGGTGCTTTTTATCCGTCGACAATTATTACTGATGTTTCTTTCGACAGCAAAGCAGGGCGTGATGAAATTTTCGGACCCGTTGCCCTTGTTTTCCGCGCTGAGAGCGAAGAGCAGGCTATGGAAATGGCTAATGACAGCTGTTTCGGGCTAGGTGGTTCGGTCTGGACTCGTGATGAGGAGAAAGGACTTAAACTTGCCCGCCAGATCGAGGCAGGCCTTGTCTACCTGAATGGACGGGTTAGCAGTCGTCCGCCGCTCCCATTTGGAGGGGTTAAGAACTCCGGCTACGGCCGCGAGCTTTCCACCTACGGTATCCGCGAATTTACCAACGTAAAATCTGTTTGTATTGGATAA
- a CDS encoding LysM peptidoglycan-binding domain-containing protein, with amino-acid sequence MLKSFRLIALLALFAFFAGCSAKTAPVNEVELDAQTTAALKSEASVESEVTDSGVEPLDPELEAAPQEEEILTPEEEKVLQSSNGIYFNLDEHDTKEVQQYFGFFTHKARKTFTRWLKRSEPFLPYVRQVLKENGIPEDIAMLPFAESGYNAWAYSRVGAGGLWQFMPYTGRLYGLRVDWWIDERRDPYKSTVAAAKYLNVLHGMFGDWYLALAAYNAGEGKIGRALRKTGAQDFFDLTKKNYKLSYRYRLRKETKNYVPKFIAISKIFKNLEELGFENINWNNGIQVETVKVPGGTDLLALAKACGMKWSEFHKLNPHFRRQVSPPNTVTNAYLPERVMANAADYLESPNSRPFAGYKRYKIRKGDSWYRIARRYGMPVAVLKSVNNRRSNLIKPGQYIMIPGKGASKALYASKTSKTRRTAQSRANYRVRKGDTLWDIASRYNVSVTTLKRANGIYSSKLKIGQKLYIPDNNARSSARSVAKAENVKQQMVKYRVRRGDNLWKIARRFGVKVSSLMKWNSLNSKSILRPGDRIKVYVQ; translated from the coding sequence ATGCTTAAATCGTTCCGGTTAATTGCTCTTCTGGCTTTATTTGCATTCTTTGCCGGATGTTCTGCCAAGACTGCTCCGGTTAATGAGGTAGAGCTTGATGCTCAGACCACAGCCGCTCTTAAAAGTGAAGCTTCAGTTGAGTCTGAGGTTACTGATTCCGGCGTTGAGCCTCTTGACCCTGAGCTTGAAGCAGCACCGCAGGAAGAGGAGATACTTACCCCGGAGGAAGAAAAAGTCCTCCAGTCCAGCAACGGTATCTACTTCAACCTCGATGAACACGACACCAAGGAAGTTCAGCAATATTTCGGTTTTTTTACTCACAAAGCCCGTAAGACTTTTACTCGGTGGTTGAAACGTTCCGAGCCATTTCTTCCTTACGTACGTCAGGTACTGAAGGAGAATGGTATTCCCGAAGATATTGCAATGTTGCCGTTTGCCGAAAGTGGATACAATGCCTGGGCATATTCACGTGTCGGTGCCGGTGGCCTGTGGCAGTTTATGCCTTATACAGGTCGTCTTTACGGCCTCCGTGTCGACTGGTGGATTGATGAACGTAGAGATCCGTACAAGTCAACCGTTGCAGCTGCAAAGTATCTGAATGTTCTTCATGGCATGTTTGGAGACTGGTATCTTGCCCTGGCAGCTTATAATGCCGGTGAAGGAAAGATCGGGCGCGCACTCCGTAAGACCGGAGCACAAGATTTTTTTGATCTTACCAAAAAGAATTATAAGCTGAGCTATCGCTACAGATTACGCAAAGAAACAAAGAACTACGTTCCCAAGTTCATTGCTATTTCCAAGATTTTTAAAAACCTTGAAGAGCTTGGATTCGAGAATATCAACTGGAATAACGGCATTCAGGTTGAAACAGTAAAGGTTCCCGGTGGAACCGATCTGTTGGCCCTTGCCAAAGCCTGCGGTATGAAATGGAGTGAGTTTCATAAGCTCAACCCTCATTTCCGTAGACAGGTCAGCCCGCCCAACACAGTAACCAATGCTTATCTGCCTGAAAGAGTCATGGCTAATGCTGCGGATTATCTTGAATCACCCAATTCCCGTCCTTTTGCCGGGTACAAGCGTTACAAAATCCGCAAGGGTGATTCCTGGTACCGAATTGCCCGTCGTTACGGCATGCCCGTGGCAGTACTCAAGTCGGTGAATAATCGCAGATCCAACCTGATTAAGCCCGGTCAGTACATTATGATCCCGGGTAAAGGTGCTTCCAAAGCTCTCTACGCATCCAAGACTAGCAAGACCCGTCGTACTGCTCAGAGCCGTGCTAACTACCGGGTTCGCAAGGGCGACACTCTCTGGGATATCGCCAGCCGCTATAATGTGAGCGTAACAACACTCAAGCGCGCCAACGGGATCTATTCTTCCAAGCTGAAGATCGGTCAGAAGCTTTACATCCCGGACAATAATGCTCGTAGTTCCGCGCGTTCCGTTGCCAAGGCTGAGAACGTAAAACAGCAAATGGTTAAATACCGCGTGCGTCGTGGCGACAATCTTTGGAAAATCGCCCGTCGTTTTGGAGTGAAAGTTTCTTCGCTCATGAAATGGAACAGCCTGAATTCAAAATCAATTCTTCGTCCCGGCGATAGAATCAAGGTTTACGTTCAGTAA
- the aroE gene encoding shikimate dehydrogenase → MEVFKPEKLFGIIGHPLGHTMSPLLHNWGFSEHKIPAVYMAWPTEPEKVESFMQTFRNLPISGASVTIPHKLSVMDYIDQLTERAKSVGAVNTLYWKGDKIVGDNTDAAGVSEPLRPYSDQIETALLIGAGGAARAAITGLQSLGIKEIFITNRTKSKADDLAAEFKISILDWDARGDQHFDLIVNSTSLGMSGKFQEINPMIMDNQDSSTIVFDLVYNPMETVLVKDAKSKSCTIIHGIEMFVHQGLEQFRLWTGKSLDELKARELLLKNL, encoded by the coding sequence ATGGAAGTATTTAAGCCTGAAAAGCTTTTTGGAATAATTGGACACCCTCTTGGACATACCATGAGTCCTTTGCTGCACAATTGGGGATTTTCCGAACACAAAATCCCGGCAGTTTACATGGCTTGGCCCACTGAGCCTGAAAAGGTGGAAAGTTTCATGCAGACTTTCAGAAACCTGCCCATTTCCGGGGCCAGCGTGACCATTCCGCACAAGCTTTCCGTAATGGACTACATTGATCAGCTGACTGAACGCGCAAAGTCCGTCGGGGCGGTAAATACCCTCTATTGGAAAGGTGATAAAATCGTGGGCGACAATACTGACGCCGCCGGAGTGTCCGAGCCGTTACGCCCCTATTCTGATCAGATAGAAACGGCCCTGTTGATCGGTGCTGGCGGTGCTGCTCGCGCTGCGATCACCGGACTTCAATCATTGGGGATCAAAGAAATCTTCATCACCAACCGCACCAAGTCCAAAGCAGATGATCTCGCTGCTGAATTCAAAATATCAATTCTTGATTGGGACGCTCGTGGCGATCAGCACTTTGATCTTATCGTGAATTCCACCTCGCTGGGCATGTCTGGAAAATTTCAAGAGATCAACCCCATGATCATGGACAATCAAGACTCGAGCACCATAGTCTTCGACTTGGTCTACAATCCCATGGAGACTGTTCTCGTCAAGGATGCAAAATCCAAAAGTTGCACCATAATTCACGGAATTGAGATGTTCGTGCATCAGGGGCTAGAGCAATTTCGTTTATGGACGGGAAAAAGTTTGGATGAGCTGAAAGCGCGAGAGCTGTTGCTGAAAAATTTATAG
- a CDS encoding 2-oxoacid:ferredoxin oxidoreductase subunit gamma: MSKYLDSIIAGFGGQGVMLIGNLLAYSGMNAGLNVTYIPVYGPEMRGGTANCTVVLSDDEIGSPIIRSPHSLIIMNRPSLDKFQPMLMDDGIQIVNSSLIDEELVDTDRIESYLVPCNDIADKLGNARLANMVALGAFIKATGIMEMQAVIDSLENVISAHYHHLIPKNAEALQAGADAI, translated from the coding sequence ATGAGCAAATACCTCGACAGCATCATTGCCGGATTCGGCGGACAGGGCGTTATGCTCATCGGTAACCTGCTGGCCTATTCAGGCATGAACGCCGGACTCAATGTAACCTACATTCCGGTTTACGGCCCTGAAATGCGCGGCGGTACCGCGAACTGCACTGTCGTCCTTTCCGACGACGAGATCGGTTCCCCGATCATCCGCAGCCCGCACAGCCTGATCATCATGAACCGTCCTTCGCTGGATAAATTCCAGCCCATGCTCATGGATGACGGTATTCAGATCGTCAACTCATCTCTCATTGATGAAGAGCTGGTTGATACCGATCGCATTGAATCATACCTCGTGCCCTGCAACGATATTGCTGACAAACTCGGCAATGCCCGCTTGGCAAACATGGTAGCCCTCGGTGCCTTCATCAAGGCAACCGGAATCATGGAAATGCAGGCAGTCATCGACTCCCTCGAAAACGTGATCTCCGCTCACTACCATCACCTGATCCCCAAAAACGCAGAAGCCCTTCAAGCAGGCGCTGACGCTATTTAA
- a CDS encoding 2-oxoglutarate oxidoreductase: MSEQEILAFDKADAIVDVPTHYCPGCQHGVAQRLAGELLSEMGLTENTLLVTSIGCSVFLYNYLHVDSVEAPHGRAPAVATGVKRARTDKFVLSYQGDGDLASIGMAEIMHCANRGENISIIFVNNTVYGMTGGQMAPTTLIGQKTTTSPAGRNASKEGLPIRMAEIIGSLGGVAYSARVALNNVKNIRKAKKAMKKAFEVQQKELGFGFIELLATCPTNWRMTPIQANERIENEMIPYFPLGVYKDVTAED, from the coding sequence ATGAGCGAACAAGAAATTCTCGCCTTTGATAAGGCTGACGCTATTGTAGACGTTCCCACCCATTACTGTCCCGGCTGCCAGCACGGCGTAGCCCAAAGACTTGCGGGTGAACTGCTCAGCGAAATGGGATTGACCGAGAACACCCTTTTGGTCACCTCCATCGGTTGTTCCGTATTCCTCTACAATTACCTTCATGTAGACAGTGTGGAAGCACCGCACGGCCGCGCACCGGCAGTTGCAACGGGCGTTAAACGCGCACGCACCGACAAGTTCGTCCTCTCCTACCAGGGTGATGGCGACCTCGCATCCATCGGTATGGCTGAGATCATGCACTGCGCAAACCGTGGTGAAAACATCTCAATCATCTTCGTAAACAACACTGTTTACGGAATGACCGGCGGACAGATGGCTCCCACAACCCTTATTGGACAGAAAACCACGACTTCACCTGCCGGACGTAATGCTTCCAAAGAAGGGTTACCCATCCGCATGGCCGAAATTATCGGTTCTCTTGGTGGTGTTGCATATTCCGCACGCGTTGCCTTGAACAATGTTAAAAACATTCGCAAGGCCAAAAAAGCCATGAAAAAAGCTTTTGAGGTACAGCAGAAAGAACTCGGTTTCGGTTTCATCGAACTGCTGGCAACCTGCCCCACCAACTGGAGAATGACTCCCATTCAGGCGAACGAAAGGATCGAAAATGAAATGATCCCCTACTTCCCGCTGGGTGTATATAAAGACGTAACCGCGGAGGACTAA
- the queA gene encoding tRNA preQ1(34) S-adenosylmethionine ribosyltransferase-isomerase QueA, which translates to MKTEKMNINTEDFFLKSYDFELPEGQIAQCPAVMRHGSKLLVLDQKSGETEIKNFTDIVDLLPEGALLVANNSKVVPARIFGKKPTGGRVEFLLLTPLPLIEAEEVPGGFKAQARGLLRASKGPKTGNEIFFEGGLKLTVLGKGRFGLSKVELEWNGDLKKIFEECGKIPLPPYIRRAADETDNERYQTIYACDEKAGSVAAPTAGLHFSEEINEKMKAKNIERAEVTLYVGYGTFSPVRAEDIRDHEMHHEYIEIPEETAAAVIKAKQEGRPVIAVGTTSARTLEGAFQQAGEICEFKGETNIFIYPGYEFKVVDRMITNFHLPESSLVIMISALAGRKNVLNAYSKAVDNEFRFFSYGDSMYIK; encoded by the coding sequence ATGAAAACCGAAAAAATGAACATAAATACAGAAGACTTTTTCCTTAAAAGCTACGACTTTGAATTACCGGAAGGACAGATAGCCCAATGCCCAGCAGTAATGAGGCACGGCTCCAAGCTCTTGGTGCTTGATCAGAAGAGCGGTGAAACCGAAATCAAAAATTTCACCGACATTGTGGACCTGCTTCCGGAAGGCGCACTGCTGGTGGCCAACAACTCAAAAGTTGTTCCGGCCCGAATATTCGGTAAAAAACCTACCGGGGGACGGGTGGAATTCCTGTTACTGACCCCTCTCCCTCTCATCGAAGCCGAAGAAGTTCCCGGTGGTTTCAAGGCGCAGGCCCGTGGCTTACTCCGTGCTTCCAAGGGTCCCAAAACTGGTAATGAAATTTTCTTTGAGGGCGGCCTGAAGCTGACCGTGCTGGGCAAAGGCAGATTCGGACTTTCAAAAGTTGAACTTGAATGGAACGGGGATCTGAAAAAGATTTTCGAGGAGTGCGGTAAGATTCCTCTCCCTCCATACATCCGCCGTGCTGCTGATGAAACAGACAATGAACGATACCAGACCATATACGCCTGTGATGAAAAGGCCGGATCAGTAGCCGCGCCCACAGCCGGGCTACATTTTTCCGAAGAAATCAATGAAAAAATGAAAGCCAAAAACATCGAACGGGCCGAAGTAACATTATATGTAGGTTACGGAACTTTCAGTCCGGTACGCGCCGAAGATATCCGTGATCATGAAATGCACCACGAATACATCGAAATCCCCGAAGAGACAGCTGCCGCAGTGATCAAAGCCAAACAGGAAGGCCGTCCGGTGATCGCGGTAGGCACAACCTCAGCCCGCACTCTGGAAGGAGCTTTCCAGCAAGCCGGTGAAATTTGTGAATTCAAGGGTGAAACCAATATTTTCATATACCCCGGCTATGAATTCAAAGTGGTTGACCGTATGATTACCAATTTCCATTTGCCAGAATCATCCCTTGTCATTATGATTTCCGCTCTTGCCGGTAGGAAAAATGTTTTGAACGCGTATTCCAAAGCAGTTGATAACGAATTCAGGTTCTTCTCATACGGCGATTCAATGTATATAAAGTAA